From a region of the Besnoitia besnoiti strain Bb-Ger1 chromosome I, whole genome shotgun sequence genome:
- a CDS encoding putative cyclophilin (encoded by transcript BESB_001720): MSRLCLFSSFSPHSARLGSSSAPHAGALRGAAPSLSPLAPAHIPFHLSFSRRFLSSRASPARDGVLWEWLERPHDWWRRAPLGLRGAVVFAATAPPLYFLYRFFQDRRLSSAHRSAIRDRVFLDFALGNQYIGRVLIGLYSDKVPLSVENFIQLCEGYRVQDRIIGYRNSPVHFIRRGYNMTAGDVVQGTGAGKLSIYGPEFPDENFDMRFIQDGDVALMNSGPSTNNSQFFITFNALTPLSRNYVVIGTVLKGMRVIKKIEEEAGSKTGAPMQSVRIINCGLYRGLEDGPPYFASSELLERFKETRVSEEDFLALQPAEQEKLVQESKAPAGGARGKASQRA, from the exons ATGTCGCGTCTTtgccttttctcttctttctcgcctcactctgcgcgtctcggttcctcctctgcgcctcacgcgggcgccctgcgcggtgCCGCGCCGTCCTTGTCTCCGCTTGCGCCCGCGCACATCCCGTTTCacctttccttttcgcgCCGCTTTTTatcctcgcgggcgtcgcctgcgcgcgacggcgtgcTGTGGGAGTGGCTTGAGCGCCCGCACGACTggtggcggcgggcgcctttAGGGCTGCGGGGTGCAgtcgtcttcgcggcgacggcaccTCCGCTCTACTTTCTCTACCGATTCTTCCAGGACCGGCGGCTGTCCTCGGCACACCGTAGCGCGatccgcgaccgcgtcttcctcgactTTGCTCTCGGCAACCAGTACATCGGGCGCGTGCTCATCGGCTTATATTCGGACAAGGTCCCGCTCTCCGTGGAGAACTTCATTCAGCTCTGCGAAGGGTACCGCGTGCAGGACAGGATCATCGGCTACCGCAACTCGCCGGTCCATTTCATCAGGCGCGGATACAACATGACTGCCGGCGACGTTGTGCAAGGCACGGGCGCTGGAAAGCTCTCCATCTACGGGCCTGA GTTTCCGGATGAGAACTTTGACATGCGGTTCATTCAAGATGGAGACGTCGCGCTGATGAACTCTGGACCCAGTACGAACAACTCTCAATTCTTCATCACATTCAACGCCCTCACGCCGCTCAGCCGCAACTACGTCGTCATCGGCACTGTCCTCAAAGGCATGCGTGTGATTAAAAAG attgaagaagaggcagggagCAAAACAGGCGCCCCCATGCAGTCTGTGAG GATCATCAACTGCGGCCTGTATCGCGGCTTGGAAGACGGCCCGCCGTACTTCGCGAGTTCCGAGCTGCTGGAACGCTTCAAAGAAA CACGCGTTTCTGAGGAGGACTttctggcgctgcagcccgcgGAGCAAGAGAAGCTTGTCCAGGAGTCGAAGGcccctgccggcggcgcccgcggcaagGCGTCGCAGCGAGCCTGA
- a CDS encoding putative GTP-binding protein engB (encoded by transcript BESB_001730), giving the protein MPPVLRIHFLLSGARIDLREGKAAFGMLAPLRRCLLCVLFVSCVWSCASSHFPCLPAPTASACLSAPALSSPPRPGRRLSPFPLLCSSFPSSSSPSSSPCSSSSPSSLAPSRLSLPTPPALTRRLGKGGASSGFSVSGSFSPFSLSALPLAPSQAAVRSHLRLQDSSPFFPPLFVCCPVLFLASQRASWRSCVSAFSDFPSCQSAPCGGCPSPARALLSSCFSRFSSEASTFPRAASSAPRPSFSALSVASRAAPVSVSSRVSPSLLSSSVFLSCSSSALQSSSSRLSPTHSIAGLASPVRERSIWKRKKASSGASRKIKKNKKKLKKINPHLPAPPHPAAPSSALQSPASPSVPPSSTPSFLSHLPSPWLRAALPASAASARALPREAFGALPLPLGLPIDAALSVLRGSACIRLPAGLRPSLVRGVRFLGSFGLAAPSAPSPPPSAEQGEDGDREESAVAPAEGAETRTGAARRARGQRGCGSDLIASGDSRRERAAAARARREQCEGTEGDEELAAGVQIVDVSEANACGKKEEDEQDEEGEEDEAEEEAEDARPDEDEGVVEGDQSLWDGGGCEARANRAAAPSCSSSDGGKARGRDGGGRRGPGRPAEAADDSGVSSPSASASFTRLSLRSRLLRELMLPSLNLPEVAFLGRSNAGKSSLLNALCSYAQRRRAGAADRARVSRRPGSTRSINLFEVFGGGGGPPGPTKTARKRRSWGEKGGTGGAAAAAASGRRRGLLVFADLPGYGHAEGLRVQETKLLSRNVRLYVEKRNELRLFLLLVDGRRGLGDFDADLLRWLVAQDIPARLVVTKADALTAAHLDNLLTQLSFYPKLLGLPPILKRLKATRGEPEAVKSHHYVSPAVLASARSSAAAEEERDDETANEAGQKPPSAAPASERHREEGTPARERGDAQGTSEAALQSQALADSGDVARGEKHEGAFRSTSSASDKRVGVLHGMEDEEGTRIRRQEDEARKALAQRVLPAIEGFRVRKRAAQTEEGSEEGLIKVVFTSSTTGQGIAELWTHICEACSAPLGPSRGEREEGKEEDDDGDDEESEGETTQETQETKEERREEERKKQRKKEAKYEPFWGFGL; this is encoded by the exons ATGCCACCCGTTCTGCGCATTCATTTCCTGCTCTCGGGGGCTCGTATCGACCTCCGGGAAGGCAAAGCAGCGTTCGGAATGCtcgcccccctccgccgctgtctcctctgtgtccTCTTTGTCTCGTGTGTCTggtcctgcgcctcgtctcaTTTCCCTTGTCTACCGGCGCCCACCGCgtccgcgtgtctctccgccCCTGCCTTGTCTTCCCCGCCTAGACCTGGTCGTCGTCTTTCTCCGTTCCCCCTTCTCTGCTCatcttttccttcttcctcttctccctcttcttccccgtgctcttcctcctctccttcttcgctcgcgccgtcTCGTTTGTCGCTTCCTactccgccggcgctcacGCGTCGCTTGGGGAAGGGTGGGGCTTCCTCTGGGTTTTCCGTCTCTGGTTCGTTCTCTCCGTTTTCTCTGTCCGCGCTGCCGTTGGCTCCGTCGCAGGCCGCAGTTCGCTCTCATCTCCGCCTTCAGGACTCGAGTCCCTTCTTCCCTCCCTTGTTCGTCTGCTGCCCTGTGCTGTTCCTGGCGTCTCAGCGTGCATCATGGCGGAGCTGTGTCTCCGCCTTTTCTGATTTTCCTTCCTGTCAGTCCGCGCCTTGCGGCGGATGCCCCTCCccagcgcgggcgctgctgtcTTCTTGCTTTTCACGGTTTTCTTCTGAGGCCTCCACATTCCCACGTGCCGCGTCCTCAGCACCGCGaccctctttctctgcgcttTCGGTGGCGTCGCGGGCTGCCCCggtgtctgtctcttctcgtgTATCTCCATCTCTTCTGTCTTCTTcagtttttctttcttgttcttcttccgcgctgcagagctcCAGCAGCCGTCTGTCGCCGACGCACTCGATCGCAggcctcgcttcgcctgtgcgcgagcgcagcatCTGGAAGCGAAAGAAGGCCAGTTCTGGCGCTTCGCGAAAAATCAAGAAAAATAAAAAAAAACTGAAAAAAATTAATCCGCATCTGCCGGCACCGCCGCatcccgcggcgccttcctctgcattgcaatcgcccgcgtcgccttctgtgcCCCCTTCATCCActccctccttcctctcgcatCTTCCGTCCCCgtggctccgcgccgcgctgccggcgtcaGCGGCCTCGGCACGGGCCCTCCCCCGCGAGGCCTTCGGCGCGTTGCCGCTTCCGCTCGGGCTGCCGAtcgacgcggcgctgagTGTGCTTCGCGGCAGCGCATGCATTCGTCTCCCAGCGGGGCTCCGCCCGTCGCtcgtccgcggcgtgcgGTTTCTGGGCTccttcggcctcgcggcgccgagcgccccGTCCCCGCCCCCGTCCGCGGAgcagggcgaggacggcgaccgcgaggagtcagcggtcgcgcctgcggagggtGCGGAGACCAGAACGGGGGCCGCCCGTCGGGcccgcgggcagcgcggctgcggctcggACCTGATCGCCTCGGGCgacagcaggcgcgagagagccgcggcggcgcgcgcgagacgtgAGCAGTGCGAAGGCaccgagggcgacgaggagctcgccgccggcgttcAGATCGTCGATGTGTCTGAGGCGAATGCATGTGGAaaaaaggaggaagacgaacaagacgaggagggcgaagaagatgaggctgaagaggaggcggaggacgcccgCCCAGACGAAGATGAGGGGGTGGTGGAGGGTGACCAGAGCCTGTgggacggcggcggctgtgAAGCGCGAGCCAACCGCGCTGCGGCCCCGTCTTGTTCTTCGTCGGATGGCGGGAAGGCCCGtgggcgcgacggcggaggccgccggggGCCTGGTCGGCCCGCTGAGGCGGCTGACGACTCCGGtgtctcgtcgccttcggcgtccgcgtcgtttacgcggctctcgctgcgctcgcggctgctgcgggagCTGATGTTGCCGAGTTTGAATCTGCCGGAAGTTGCGTTCTTGGGGCGGAGCAACGCAGGCAAGTCGTCGCTGTTGAACGCGCTGTGCAGCtacgcgcagcggcggcgcgcgggcgctgcggatcgggcgcgcgtctctcggcggCCGGGGAGCACGCGCAGCATCAATTTGTTTGAGGTCTttgggggcggcggcggtcccCCCGGGCCTacgaagacggcgcggaagagacgCTCGTGGGGCGAGAAGGGGGGGacagggggggcggcggcagctgctgcgtcggggaggcgccgcgggctgctGGTCTTCGCGGATCTGCCGGGGTACGGTCACGCGgagggcctccgcgtccaGGAGACGAAGCTCCTGAGTCGCAACGTGCGTCTCTACGTGGAGAAGCGAAACGAACTGCGACTCTTTCTGCTCCTTGTCGACGGCCGACGCGGCCTCGGGGACTTCGACGCCGATCTCCTCCGCTGGCTGGTCGCGCAGGACATCCcggctcgcctcgtcgtcacCAAGGCCGACGCGCTCACGGCGGCTCACCTCGAT AATCTCCTGACTCAGCTTTCATTCTACCCGAAGCTGCTGGGTCTGCCGCCGATTTTGAAGCGCTTgaaagcgacgcgcggcgagcccgagGCAGTAAAGAGTCACCACTATGTGTCGCCCGCggtcctcgcctccgcacgctcatcagccgccgcagaagaagaacgcgacgacgagacggcGAACGAGGCAGGCCAGAAGCCGCCGAGTGCGGCTCCAGCGAGCGAACGCCACCGCGAGGAGGGAACcccggcgagggagagaggcgatgCGCAGGGaacgagcgaggcagcgctgcAGTCGCAGGCCTTAGCGGATTCAGGAGATGTCGCACGAGGTGAGAAGCACGAAGGGGCGTTCCGTTCTACGTCGTCTGCCAGCGACAAGCGCGTTGGAGTTCTTCACGGCatggaggacgaagagggcaCGCGGATTCGCCGCCAGGAAGATGAAGCGAGAAAGGCGCTCGCTCAGCGCGTCTTGCCAGCAATCGAAGGGTTTCGCGTGCGAAAGCGAGCAGCGCAGACCGAGGAGGGAAGCGAGGAAGGACTCATAAAGGTCGTTTTCACTTCGTCGACTACGGGGCAAGGCATCGCAGAGCTGTGGACGCACATCTGCGAGGCTTGCAGCGCCCCGCTGGGGCCTTCCagaggcgaacgcgaagaggggaaggaggaagacgacgacggagacgacgaggaaagcgaaggagagacgacTCAGGAGACACAAGAAACGAAggaagaaagacgagaggaggaacggaagaagcagcgaaaGAAAGAAGCGAAATACGAGCCTTTTTGGGGCTTCGGTCTCTGA